From Longimicrobiaceae bacterium, the proteins below share one genomic window:
- a CDS encoding acetyl-CoA C-acetyltransferase translates to MNGSRSASTTAVIVSAVRTPIGRFLGGLAPLTAPQLGAIAVREAVRRAGIDGGEVEEVILGHVVQGGTGQAPARQAAIGAGLPPTVSALTINKVCGSGLKAVMLAAQAVRAGDLALAVAGGQESMSNAPFYLYGARQGVKFGDQTLVDGVIRDGLWCSFCDVHMGGHAEYTAKKAGISRQMADEFALESHRRAVAATREGKFRAETVPVEVPGRKGPTIVDADEGPRPDTSLESLSRLRPAFTQDAPPDVDELVVTAGNASSMNDGASALVIASEEYARANGLKIMARITGYATGAVEPRELFFAPIQAVRNLMRKQGTTIGDYDLIEANEAFAVQALANGQALSWDWDRVNVHGGAIALGHPIGASGARVLTTLLYAMADRDAQTGLATLCLGGGDAVALAVERVS, encoded by the coding sequence ATGAACGGTTCACGCAGCGCCAGCACCACGGCGGTGATCGTGAGTGCGGTGCGCACCCCAATCGGCCGGTTCCTGGGTGGGCTCGCCCCGCTGACGGCGCCGCAGCTCGGGGCGATCGCGGTGCGGGAGGCGGTGCGGCGGGCGGGCATCGACGGCGGGGAAGTGGAGGAGGTGATCCTCGGCCACGTGGTGCAGGGGGGCACCGGACAGGCCCCCGCCCGGCAGGCGGCGATCGGGGCCGGGCTCCCTCCCACCGTATCGGCGCTCACCATCAACAAGGTGTGCGGCTCGGGGCTGAAGGCCGTGATGCTGGCGGCCCAGGCCGTGCGCGCGGGCGACCTGGCGTTGGCGGTGGCCGGCGGGCAGGAGTCGATGTCGAACGCCCCCTTCTACCTCTACGGCGCGCGCCAGGGCGTGAAGTTCGGTGATCAGACCCTGGTGGACGGAGTGATCCGGGACGGCCTGTGGTGCTCGTTCTGCGATGTCCACATGGGCGGGCACGCCGAGTACACCGCGAAGAAGGCGGGGATCAGCCGGCAGATGGCGGACGAGTTCGCCCTCGAGTCGCATCGCCGGGCAGTCGCGGCGACCAGGGAGGGGAAGTTCCGCGCGGAGACCGTGCCCGTGGAGGTGCCTGGCCGTAAGGGTCCCACCATCGTCGATGCGGACGAGGGGCCACGGCCGGATACCAGCCTCGAGTCCCTGAGCCGCCTACGGCCGGCCTTCACGCAGGATGCTCCTCCGGACGTGGACGAACTGGTGGTGACCGCGGGGAACGCCTCCTCCATGAACGATGGGGCGTCCGCGCTGGTGATCGCTTCGGAAGAGTACGCCCGGGCCAATGGGCTGAAGATCATGGCCCGCATCACGGGCTATGCGACCGGGGCGGTGGAGCCGCGCGAGCTCTTCTTCGCCCCCATCCAGGCAGTCCGCAACCTGATGCGGAAGCAGGGGACCACCATCGGGGACTACGACCTGATCGAGGCCAACGAGGCCTTCGCCGTGCAGGCGCTCGCCAACGGACAGGCCTTGAGTTGGGATTGGGATCGGGTGAATGTTCACGGTGGGGCGATTGCCCTCGGCCACCCGATCGGCGCGAGCGGCGCGCGCGTGCTCACGACGCTGCTCTACGCCATGGCGGACCGGGACGCGCAGACCGGCCTCGCCACCCTCTGCCTCGGCGGCGGCGACGCCGTGGCCCTGGCGGTGGAACGAGTCTCTTAG
- a CDS encoding biotin transporter BioY: MTQQTLSLALSPSRTLRMAIGAIVFAIATAVSAKVQVILPMTPVPFTFQPLLVVLAGALLGARLGAASQVLYLTAGILGVPAFAFGGGAAYLLGPTGGYLLAYPLAAAVAGALVGGSLLRIFGGMLAGVAVIYAGGLLWLAALYGTGAVLALGLTPFVLADLVKVVVGTAVVRQFRTTTLRLFGGR; encoded by the coding sequence ATGACTCAGCAGACGCTGTCTCTGGCCCTCTCTCCCTCCCGGACGCTCCGTATGGCGATCGGGGCCATCGTCTTTGCGATCGCTACCGCGGTCAGCGCCAAGGTACAGGTGATCCTGCCGATGACGCCGGTGCCCTTCACCTTCCAGCCGCTCCTGGTGGTCCTCGCCGGAGCGCTGCTCGGGGCCCGATTGGGGGCAGCGAGCCAGGTGCTCTACCTGACCGCGGGGATCCTGGGCGTTCCGGCCTTCGCCTTCGGGGGCGGAGCCGCATACCTGCTGGGGCCGACCGGTGGCTACCTGCTGGCGTATCCGCTGGCGGCGGCGGTGGCCGGCGCGCTCGTCGGGGGGAGCTTGCTGCGGATATTCGGTGGAATGCTGGCGGGCGTTGCGGTCATCTACGCGGGAGGGCTGCTGTGGCTGGCGGCGCTCTACGGCACCGGGGCGGTGCTCGCGCTCGGGCTCACCCCCTTCGTCCTGGCGGACTTGGTGAAGGTCGTGGTGGGGACGGCGGTCGTGCGTCAGTTCCGGACCACCACGCTGAGGCTCTTCGGGGGGCGCTGA
- a CDS encoding CPBP family intramembrane glutamic endopeptidase, producing the protein MSRREEAAEGRRLGVVWRILLWLVLLLLFYLAGQYAVSLLPRTPLGWAAYLVLSAGGLMAGWAVLVRVDGRPPGALGFALSREAITETVVGTAFGGALIALAVLLLLLTGSAIFVVDSGSALDYASSLGWTLLYFWLAAAYEEIWFRGYGFQALVEGVGPWPAVIASSALFSLLHAANPNFGVAAFVNIFLAGVLLALAYLRTRSLWFATAVHAGWNWAMASLFAFPVSGLTMIDTPLYDAVEVGRDWWTGGAFGPEAGVAGTLVLIVGVWLLIRGPLPRESAHVRALGPIVDRRLPASWP; encoded by the coding sequence GTGTCGCGCCGGGAGGAGGCCGCCGAGGGGCGGCGGCTCGGCGTCGTCTGGCGCATCCTCCTCTGGCTGGTCCTGCTGCTGCTCTTCTACCTGGCGGGCCAGTATGCGGTGAGTCTGCTCCCCCGTACGCCGCTCGGGTGGGCGGCGTACCTCGTTCTCTCTGCCGGGGGCTTGATGGCGGGTTGGGCGGTGCTCGTCCGGGTGGACGGGCGTCCCCCGGGGGCCCTGGGGTTCGCCCTCTCCCGTGAAGCGATCACCGAGACGGTGGTGGGCACCGCGTTCGGCGGTGCCCTGATCGCCCTCGCGGTTCTCCTCCTCCTGCTGACCGGGAGCGCGATCTTCGTCGTGGACTCCGGATCCGCGCTCGATTACGCTTCCTCCCTCGGCTGGACCCTCCTCTACTTCTGGCTCGCGGCTGCTTACGAGGAGATCTGGTTCAGGGGATACGGCTTCCAGGCGCTGGTGGAAGGCGTCGGCCCCTGGCCGGCCGTGATCGCCTCCTCCGCCCTCTTCTCCCTACTCCACGCGGCCAATCCGAACTTCGGCGTTGCGGCCTTCGTGAACATCTTCCTCGCGGGGGTTCTGCTCGCCCTGGCCTACCTGCGGACACGCTCGCTCTGGTTCGCGACGGCGGTGCACGCCGGCTGGAACTGGGCGATGGCGAGCCTGTTCGCCTTCCCGGTGAGCGGCCTGACCATGATCGACACCCCGCTCTACGACGCCGTGGAAGTGGGTCGTGACTGGTGGACGGGTGGAGCCTTCGGTCCGGAGGCGGGGGTAGCGGGGACTCTCGTGTTGATCGTAGGGGTCTGGCTGCTGATCCGCGGACCCCTGCCGAGGGAGTCCGCGCACGTGCGTGCGCTCGGACCGATTGTGGACCGGCGTCTGCCCGCGAGCTGGCCATGA
- a CDS encoding 3-hydroxybutyryl-CoA dehydrogenase, producing the protein MPEVRRVAVIGAGTMGNGIAHVFALRGYDVRMIDVQKEAVERARVTIAANLDRQVKKGTVTEAEKAAALDRIAGSTELADAAGAELVIEAVSENRDLKFQLFRQLDAVADQGAILASNTSSISITELGARTSRPEQVIGMHFMNPVPVMDLVELIRGLATSDETARAARAIAESLGKVVAEAQDYPGFISNRILMPMINEAVYCVMEGVAEPEAIDTVMKWGMNHPMGPLALADLIGLDTCLAILEVLHSGLGDDKYRPCPLLRKYVAAGRLGRKSGEGFYKY; encoded by the coding sequence ATGCCTGAAGTGCGGCGGGTCGCGGTGATCGGGGCGGGCACGATGGGCAACGGCATCGCCCACGTCTTCGCCCTGCGGGGTTATGACGTGCGGATGATCGACGTGCAGAAAGAGGCGGTGGAGCGTGCGCGGGTGACTATCGCGGCCAACCTGGATCGCCAGGTCAAGAAGGGGACGGTAACCGAAGCGGAGAAGGCCGCTGCGCTCGACCGCATCGCAGGGTCCACCGAGCTCGCGGACGCCGCCGGCGCGGAGCTGGTCATCGAGGCGGTCAGCGAGAACCGGGACCTGAAGTTCCAGCTCTTCCGCCAGCTCGACGCGGTGGCGGACCAAGGGGCCATTCTGGCGAGCAACACCTCCTCCATCTCCATCACCGAGCTGGGCGCGCGCACCAGTCGGCCCGAGCAGGTGATCGGGATGCACTTCATGAACCCGGTTCCGGTGATGGATCTGGTCGAGCTCATCCGCGGACTCGCCACCTCCGACGAGACCGCCCGGGCCGCGCGCGCGATCGCCGAGTCGTTGGGGAAGGTCGTGGCGGAGGCACAGGATTACCCGGGGTTCATCTCCAATCGGATCCTGATGCCAATGATCAACGAGGCGGTGTACTGTGTGATGGAGGGAGTGGCGGAACCCGAGGCGATCGATACGGTGATGAAGTGGGGGATGAACCACCCCATGGGCCCGCTCGCCCTCGCCGACCTCATCGGGCTGGACACCTGTCTGGCGATCCTGGAGGTGCTTCACTCCGGCCTCGGCGACGACAAGTACCGCCCCTGCCCCCTGCTGCGGAAGTACGTGGCCGCTGGACGCTTGGGGAGGAAGAGTGGGGAGGGGTTTTACAAGTACTAG